In Chitinivibrionales bacterium, one genomic interval encodes:
- a CDS encoding AAA family ATPase codes for AFGQWGELMGENAIATATLDRLLHHAQVIILKGESYRLKNRIKLGLVPPAK; via the coding sequence GGCGTTCGGTCAGTGGGGTGAGTTAATGGGAGAAAACGCTATCGCTACGGCCACACTTGACCGGCTTTTACATCATGCACAAGTCATCATCTTGAAAGGAGAGTCATACCGCTTGAAAAACAGAATCAAACTGGGGTTGGTTCCCCCGGCGAAATGA